A segment of the Bdellovibrio bacteriovorus genome:
GTTCTTTTTAGACACGTGAGTGACTTCAACAAAGTACGCCTTGCTGTCTTCTGTCAGCACTTCGAATTTGGAACCAATCTCCTGGCGGCAGACATCGAAGATGTGATGAAAGACGTCACCGGTGAAATTCACCTGATCCTGGAACAGGTCCTTTTTTTCGATCCAATAGCGTCTCATGACTGAACCCAGTATCCGACCCATTCGTCTTTTTCAATTCGACGAACCACGGTCAGGCCGGAGTTTTCCATGAACTTTTCAAAGAAGTGATTGTCACGCTCTTCCAGAATCCCGGTCAGCAACATGTGGCCGCCTGGTTTCAGGACACGCAGCAGATCTTTTTTGATGTTGATCAGAACGCCATCAATGATGTTGGCAACAACCACGTCATACTGATCGCGGATGTCTTCGATTTGTGTTTCTGGAATTTCAATTTGTGGCAGCTTGTTCAGCTTCACATTTTCACGCGCCACACGGCGCGCTTCCGGATCGATCTCGATACCGGCCACCAGTCCCATACCGGACATCTGCGCCAGCATTGCAAGAATCGCGGTGCCCGTGCCCACGTCCAGCATCGCCCAGTTAGCCAGATCATTTTTGTATTTTTCAGAAAGCTTGTGGATGAAGAACGCCATCATCTGAGTGGTGGCGTGAGTACCGGTTCCGAAAGCCATGCCCGGATCAATGTAAATCGGGTGCTTGCATTCTTCAGGGGGAGTCAGCCAGGATGGAACAACCCAGAAGTCACCCACCAGTTTGAACGGCTTGAAACCTTTTTTCCATTCTTCCAGCCAGTCTTTGGTTTCTTCTTCATGGATATTCCAGCGGATGCCGTCGTTGAGATCGGTCAGGCCGTCAAAGAAGGTGTTGTCTGGTTTTTCAGTGAAGAACACGTCCATTTCGTGGGCGCGCACATGAAGAATTTTGGGATCGTAAGTCAGATCAGGCTGTGAAAACGGCAAAGCCTCGGTGACGCCGGAGGCGCCACATTCAAAGCAGTGGGTTGTGATGATATCTTCAAGTTCAGCAGGAACCTGGCTTAGGCGGATACGGAAGTAGGAATTTGTGTCACTCATTCCGAGTGGTGTTATCAGAAACCACCGAATTATCAAGTCTTTCCGCTGTTGGGGCCGGGGTCAAAGCCAGGGCCGCCGGAGCTGTATTTGCCGCAGGAACCACCGGGGAGGGGTTTGCAGAAACTACAGGGTTTTGGGCGGTCAAAGCGGGGGGAGTGACCGTGGTCACGGCCGTTACCACAACCTCGGTGGCAGGGGTCATTTCGGCCTCCGCGACCTTCTTTTTGGCTTTGGGTTTGGAGTTATCGATAAAGGACCCACCCAGGTCAATGCGGTCGCCGGTCATGATGCCGATTTGCTCCAGCATTGGCAGCTCATCACGGGAAAGCAGGGTGAATTCGCGGGCCACCGCCACACGGTCGTAAATGGCGATGATTTTCAACTGCCCCACCGGAACCAGGATTTCACCAACGGCATTGGCACCACTGGCATCGCGGATGTTGAT
Coding sequences within it:
- a CDS encoding 50S ribosomal protein L11 methyltransferase, yielding MSDTNSYFRIRLSQVPAELEDIITTHCFECGASGVTEALPFSQPDLTYDPKILHVRAHEMDVFFTEKPDNTFFDGLTDLNDGIRWNIHEEETKDWLEEWKKGFKPFKLVGDFWVVPSWLTPPEECKHPIYIDPGMAFGTGTHATTQMMAFFIHKLSEKYKNDLANWAMLDVGTGTAILAMLAQMSGMGLVAGIEIDPEARRVARENVKLNKLPQIEIPETQIEDIRDQYDVVVANIIDGVLINIKKDLLRVLKPGGHMLLTGILEERDNHFFEKFMENSGLTVVRRIEKDEWVGYWVQS